The Deltaproteobacteria bacterium genome includes a window with the following:
- a CDS encoding ORF6N domain-containing protein: MLIYQEVINLKSHFATSRLNWDGRRKLKRAVKRNPKRFPDDFMFELTQEELNNWRSQFVTSKAVPALLNSLRYIRR, translated from the coding sequence ATCCTTATCTATCAAGAAGTTATAAATTTGAAGTCGCATTTTGCGACATCAAGATTGAATTGGGATGGCCGTCGTAAACTCAAGCGAGCGGTTAAAAGAAATCCAAAAAGATTTCCAGATGATTTTATGTTTGAATTGACACAGGAAGAGTTGAATAATTGGAGGTCACAATTTGTGACCTCCAAGGCGGTCCCCGCTTTGTTGAACTCTCTTAGATATATTCGAAGGTAA